In one Suricata suricatta isolate VVHF042 chromosome 9, meerkat_22Aug2017_6uvM2_HiC, whole genome shotgun sequence genomic region, the following are encoded:
- the GPR68 gene encoding ovarian cancer G-protein coupled receptor 1: protein MGNITENSTSQNCSIDHTIHQTLAPVVYVAVLVVGFPANCLSLYFGFLQIKARNELGVYLCNLTVADLFYICSLPFWLQYVLQHDNWSHGDLSCQLCGVLLYENIYISVGFLCCISIDRYLAVAHPFRFHQFRTLKAAVAVSVLIWAKELLTSVYFFMHQEVVEDYERHRVCFEHYPLQPWQRGINHYRFLVGFLFPLCLLLASYQGILRAVRRSHGTQKSRKDQIQRLVFSTVVIFLACFLPYHALLLVRSLWEHSCPFAKAIFNAYHFSLLLTSFNCVADPVLYCFVSESTHRDLGRLRGACLAVLTCSRTSRARETYTSGAPDTSGKSDEPELLTRLHSTFQAPNSPGVGGSPTGGLA from the coding sequence ATGGGGAACATCACTGAGAACAGCACGTCGCAGAACTGTTCCATCGACCACACCATCCACCAGACTCTGGCCCCGGTGGTCTATGTGGCGGTGCTGGTGGTGGGCTTCCCGGCCAACTGCCTGTCCCTCTACTTCGGCTTCCTGCAGATCAAGGCCCGGAACGAGCTGGGCGTGTACCTGTGCAACCTGACGGTGGCCGACCTCTTCTACATCTGCTCACTACCCTTCTGGCTGCAGTACGTGCTGCAGCATGACAACTGGTCGCACGGAGACCTGTCCTGCCAGCTGTGCGGCGTCCTCCTCTACGAGAACATCTACATCAGCGTGGGCTTCCTGTGCTGCATCTCCATCGACCGCTACCTGGCCGTGGCCCACCCCTTCCGCTTCCACCAGTTCCGCACCCTGAAGGCGGCCGTGGCCGTCAGCGTGCTCATCTGGGCCAAGGAGCTGCTGACCAGCGTCTACTTCTTCATGCACCAGGAGGTGGTGGAGGACTACGAGCGGCACCGCGTCTGCTTCGAGCACTACCCGCTGCAGCCATGGCAGCGCGGCATCAACCACTACCGCTTCCTGGTGGGCTTCCTCTTCCCCCTGTGCCTGCTGCTGGCCTCCTACCAGGGCATCCTGCGGGCCGTGCGCCGGAGCCACGGCACCCAGAAGAGCCGCAAGGACCAGATCCAGCGGCTCGTGTTCAGCACCGTGGTCATCTTCCTGGCCTGCTTCCTGCCCTACCACGCCCTGCTGCTGGTGCGCAGCCTCTGGGAGCACAGCTGCCCGTTCGCCAAGGCCATCTTCAACGCCTACCACTTCTCCCTGCTCCTCACCAGCTTCAACTGCGTGGCCGACCCCGTGCTGTACTGCTTCGTCAGCGAGTCCACCCACAGGGACCTGGGCCGCCTGCGCGGGGCCTGCCTGGCCGTCCTCACCTGCTCCAGGACCAGCCGGGCCAGGGAGACCTACACGTCAGGCGCCCCCGACACCTCGGGGAAAAGCGATGAACCTGAGCTGCTGACCAGGCTCCACTCGACCTTCCAGGCCCCCAACTCGCCTGGGGTGGGCGGGTCCCCCACAGGCGGCTTGGCCTAG